One segment of Xiphias gladius isolate SHS-SW01 ecotype Sanya breed wild chromosome 1, ASM1685928v1, whole genome shotgun sequence DNA contains the following:
- the LOC120796591 gene encoding RNA-binding motif, single-stranded-interacting protein 1-like isoform X2 has protein sequence MNRTGGLVHRLSYPMTPSSPSSSSNSSSTGLEQLSKTNLYIRGLPPATTDLDLVKLCHQYGKIQSAKAILDKTTNKCKGYGFVDFDSPAAALKAVHALKTSGIQAQMAKQQEQDPTNLYISNLPLSVDEKELENMLQPFGQVVSTRILRDYSGNSRGVGFARMDTTEQCNAVISHFNGKFIKMASGALAPPQPLLCKFADSQRKKHAHSGFVPNGQTGDLRLGAMTLTYDPSSAAMQNGYYPSPYPVANRIMTVQPAMSPYMSPVSAYQVQSHSWVAHQPYIMQHPAAVMSPSVDPSMSLHPTAMITQQMGQLSLGNTGAYIAANPGVQGAYMPQYPPMQAPPESGTPQQVDSSNNSSPYSQLSK, from the exons ATGAACCGGACCGGAGGGTTGGTCCATCGCCTG TCCTACCCCATGACTCCGTCcagccccagcagcagcagcaacagcagcagcacaggccTGGAGCAGCTCAGCAAAACTAACCTGTACATCCGCGGCCTGCCCCCTGCCACTACAGACCTGGACCTGGTCAAACTCTGTCACca GTATGGCAAGATTCAGTCAGCAAAAGCAATCCTGGACAAGACAACCAACAAATGTAAAG GTTACGGCTTTGTGGACTTCGACAGCCCGGCGGCTGCTTTAAAGGCTGTACATGCTCTGAAAACCAGTGGCATCCAGGCCCAGATGGCCAAG CAACAGGAGCAGGACCCCACAAATCTATACATTTCCAATTTGCCTCTTTCTGTGGATGAGAAAGAGTTGGAGAACATGCTGCAACCCTTTGGCCAGGTGGTCTCCACGCGGATCCTGCGAGACTACAGCGGCAACAGCCGCGGCGTGGGCTTCGCCAG GATGGACACAACAGAGCAGTGTAATGCAGTCATCTCCCACTTCAATGGAAAGTTTATCAAGATGGCTTCTGGAGCTCTGG CCCCCCCTCAGCCCTTGCTGTGTAAGTTTGCGGACAGTCAAAGGAAGAAACATGCTCACAGTGGATTTGTTCCCAATGGACAGACAGGGGATCTCAGACTA GGTGCAATGACTCTTACCTATGACCCCTCCTCAGCAGCTATGCAGAATGG GTACTATCCTTCTCCGTATCCAGTGGCCAACAGGATAATGACTGTGCAGCCTGCAATGTCTCCCTACATGTCTCCAGTCTCTGCTTACCAG GTACAGAGTCATTCTTGGGTGGCACATCAACCATATATCATGCAACACCCG GCTGCTGTGATGTCTCCCTCTGTGGATCCCTCCATGTCACTGCACCCCACAGCCATGATTACTCAGCAGATGGGTCAGCTGTCACTGGGAAACACTGGAGCA TATATTGCTGCCAACCCTGGTGTCCAGGGAGCTTACATGCCTCAGTATCCTCCCATGCAGGCACCACCT GAAAGTGGCACGCCGCAGCAAGTGGATTCCTCCAACAACTCATCTCCTTACAGTCAGCTCAGCAAGTAA
- the LOC120796591 gene encoding RNA-binding motif, single-stranded-interacting protein 1-like isoform X1, whose amino-acid sequence MIFANTGNPLKTANRKQSYPMTPSSPSSSSNSSSTGLEQLSKTNLYIRGLPPATTDLDLVKLCHQYGKIQSAKAILDKTTNKCKGYGFVDFDSPAAALKAVHALKTSGIQAQMAKQQEQDPTNLYISNLPLSVDEKELENMLQPFGQVVSTRILRDYSGNSRGVGFARMDTTEQCNAVISHFNGKFIKMASGALAPPQPLLCKFADSQRKKHAHSGFVPNGQTGDLRLGAMTLTYDPSSAAMQNGYYPSPYPVANRIMTVQPAMSPYMSPVSAYQVQSHSWVAHQPYIMQHPAAVMSPSVDPSMSLHPTAMITQQMGQLSLGNTGAYIAANPGVQGAYMPQYPPMQAPPESGTPQQVDSSNNSSPYSQLSK is encoded by the exons ATGATCTTTGCAAACACGGGCAACCCGCTGAAGACAGCCAATCGCAAGCAG TCCTACCCCATGACTCCGTCcagccccagcagcagcagcaacagcagcagcacaggccTGGAGCAGCTCAGCAAAACTAACCTGTACATCCGCGGCCTGCCCCCTGCCACTACAGACCTGGACCTGGTCAAACTCTGTCACca GTATGGCAAGATTCAGTCAGCAAAAGCAATCCTGGACAAGACAACCAACAAATGTAAAG GTTACGGCTTTGTGGACTTCGACAGCCCGGCGGCTGCTTTAAAGGCTGTACATGCTCTGAAAACCAGTGGCATCCAGGCCCAGATGGCCAAG CAACAGGAGCAGGACCCCACAAATCTATACATTTCCAATTTGCCTCTTTCTGTGGATGAGAAAGAGTTGGAGAACATGCTGCAACCCTTTGGCCAGGTGGTCTCCACGCGGATCCTGCGAGACTACAGCGGCAACAGCCGCGGCGTGGGCTTCGCCAG GATGGACACAACAGAGCAGTGTAATGCAGTCATCTCCCACTTCAATGGAAAGTTTATCAAGATGGCTTCTGGAGCTCTGG CCCCCCCTCAGCCCTTGCTGTGTAAGTTTGCGGACAGTCAAAGGAAGAAACATGCTCACAGTGGATTTGTTCCCAATGGACAGACAGGGGATCTCAGACTA GGTGCAATGACTCTTACCTATGACCCCTCCTCAGCAGCTATGCAGAATGG GTACTATCCTTCTCCGTATCCAGTGGCCAACAGGATAATGACTGTGCAGCCTGCAATGTCTCCCTACATGTCTCCAGTCTCTGCTTACCAG GTACAGAGTCATTCTTGGGTGGCACATCAACCATATATCATGCAACACCCG GCTGCTGTGATGTCTCCCTCTGTGGATCCCTCCATGTCACTGCACCCCACAGCCATGATTACTCAGCAGATGGGTCAGCTGTCACTGGGAAACACTGGAGCA TATATTGCTGCCAACCCTGGTGTCCAGGGAGCTTACATGCCTCAGTATCCTCCCATGCAGGCACCACCT GAAAGTGGCACGCCGCAGCAAGTGGATTCCTCCAACAACTCATCTCCTTACAGTCAGCTCAGCAAGTAA